In Nitrospirota bacterium, the genomic window TTACCGGCGTTGAGGGCTATCTTGAGTCAACAGCAATGGGACTTTTTGCCGGTATCACTGCAGCAAGGAAAGTCAAAGGGTTTTCGTTTGCCACTCCTTCTGAAACAACGTCTATAGGCGCACTTATTAAATATGTAACGTCAGAGAAGACACACGGTGCTTTTCAGCCATCCAATATAAATTTCAGCCTCTTTCCCCCTCCTGAGGTTAAGACAAAAGACAAAAGTGTGCGGCGGCAATTGATTGTAAAACGGGCGCTTGCGGAGATTGATGGGTTTATTAAAACAGCATATAGATGATTTTTTAAGATACATGGCCGTGGAGGTAAATGCCTCAGAGCATACACTAAGGGCATACACTAAGGACCTCGAGGAGTTTTTAAAAATCACCGAAAAAAGTGATGCCGAAGATACCGACCTGTATGATATAAGGGGGTTTGTAGCCTCCCAAAGCCGGGCAGGGCTTGCAAAGTCAACTGTAGCCAGAAGGCTTGCCACAGTTAAGTCATTTTATAAGTATCTCAGAGCTCAGGCAGTTGTGGACAACAATCCAACAAGACTTGTTCCTACTCCAAAAGCGCCCCGTCCGCTTCCAAAATTCTTAAGCGTGGATGACATCTTTAACATGATAGAGAAAACCGCAGGGATGGGATTTCTCATGGCAAGAAACAGGGCAATCATTGAGCTTTTTTATTCAAGCGGACTTAGAATCAGCGAGCTTACCGGCAGTAACATGGAGGACATAAACCTCAATCAGGGGCTTATAAAGGTTAAGGGCAAAGGAAAGAAAGAGCGAATTGTGCCGGTTGGAGAGCCAGCAGTTAAGGCAATAAAGATCTATCTGATAGAACGGCTACTGATTAAAAAGGCAAAAGCAGACACTGTAAAAAAAGGCACGCCAAAAAAAATCACAGAGGATGATGCAGGGGCACTTTTTTTAAACTCGGGGGGCAGAAGATTAACGGTGAGGCATATCAGGCGGGTAGTGGTAAAATTTGCCCGTCTCATAGGTATTCAAGGCAAGATGGGACCTCACACATTAAGACATACCTTTGCAACGCACTTGCTTCATGGCGGGGCAGATCTCAGGGTGATTCAGGAGCTTCTTGGCCACTCCTCACTCTCTACCACCCAACGCTACACACATCTGGACATCGAACACCTTATGGATACATACGACAAGAGCCACCCTCTGGCTAAGTAACAAAAACGCTTTTTAAACATTCTTTCCCAAAAACTCCTTCAATTCATCCACAGAACCGGCTTTCTTAATAAGATTTTTAAACTCCTCAAGTTTATCTATAGTATTTATAGCTCTAACTATGTTCATCAGCTCAAGAGTGGCTAACCCGTATTTGAGTTCAAGCCCCAACTCAATACCTTCAAGCAACCCTTCCCGCTTACCCTCAAGTAAACCCTTCCGTTCACCTTCAAGTAACCCCTCCTCCTTACCATCCAAATAAAGCACATCTTTTGTTATGTCTATAGTTACCGGCATTTTCTTAACCTCCCTTTTTACAGATTCTGTCAAATCCCTTAACCTTGACAGAGTTAATAATTTTAAAACATAGTCTCTTCTTTCCTCAAGTGGCAATTCATATAATTTTGCAAGGATTCCCTTTATTGTACTATCGGCATTTTCCGTCTTACAAAGTATTGCTAAAACATTGTCAGCAGGGTCATCACTTTCAAGCAACTCACGGCAATCAATATCTCTGATGTCTATTATCTTGTACTTGAAATGCAAACCTGGT contains:
- a CDS encoding tyrosine recombinase XerC — protein: MGLLKQHIDDFLRYMAVEVNASEHTLRAYTKDLEEFLKITEKSDAEDTDLYDIRGFVASQSRAGLAKSTVARRLATVKSFYKYLRAQAVVDNNPTRLVPTPKAPRPLPKFLSVDDIFNMIEKTAGMGFLMARNRAIIELFYSSGLRISELTGSNMEDINLNQGLIKVKGKGKKERIVPVGEPAVKAIKIYLIERLLIKKAKADTVKKGTPKKITEDDAGALFLNSGGRRLTVRHIRRVVVKFARLIGIQGKMGPHTLRHTFATHLLHGGADLRVIQELLGHSSLSTTQRYTHLDIEHLMDTYDKSHPLAK